AGGCTCGGTCTTGACCGAAACCGTCTTCGCCTGGCCGGGCCTCGGTCTCTACATCACCAACTCGCTGCAGAATGCCGACATGAACGCCGTGCTTGGTGGCACCATCATCATCGGTTCGGTCTTCATCGGCATCAATCTCCTGTCCGATCTTCTCTACCGGACGCTCGACCCGAGGACGCGCCAGCGATGAGCACCGTTACTGAAACCCGTCCGATGACGCGTCGCGAATGGCTGCTGTCCGATCGCCCGCAGTCGCGCACCCAGGCGCGGCTCGGCCGCGCCTACATGACGTGGCAGCGCTTTGCCGCCAACAAGCTCGCCGTTCTCGGCTTGCTCATCCTGCTGGCGCTGGTCTTCGTTGCCGCCTTCGCCGATCTCCTGGCGCCGCATTCGCCCTATATCGGCGATCTCGCCAACGCCCGTCTGCTGCCGCCGGGAACTCCGGGCTATCTGCTCGGCACCGACGATCTCGGCCGCGATATTCTCTCGCGGCTGATCCACGGCTCGCGGCTGACGCTGGCCGTCGTGCTTCTCGTCGCGATCATCGCGGCACCTGTCGGGCTCATCGTCGGCGCGGTCGCCGGTTATGCCGGCGGCTGGGTCGATGCGGTGCTGATGCGAATCACCGATATCTTCCTCGCCTTCCCGAAGCTGGTTCTGGCGCTCGCCTTCGTTGCGGCCCTTGGTCCGGGCATCGAGAACGCCGTCATCGCGATTGCCATCACCTCCTGGCCGCCCTATGCGCGTATCGCCCGCGCCGAGACGCTGACGGTGCGCAACTCCGATTACATCGCCGCCGTGCAACTCATGGGCGCGTCGCCGATCCGCATCGTCTTCCGCCATGTGATGCCGATGTGCATGTCGTCGCTGATCGTGCGCGTCACGCTCGACATGGCCGGCATCATCCTGACGGCTGCGGGCTTGGGCTTCCTTGGCCTCGGCGCTCAACCGCCGTTGCCGGAATGGGGTGCGATGATCGCGTCTGGCCGCCGCTTCATCCTCGACCAGTGGTGGGTGGCAACGATGCCCGGCATCGCCATCCTGATCGTCAGCCTCGGCTTCAACCTGCTCGGTGACGGCCTGCGCGATGCGCTTGACCCGCGGGAGAGCGGCCAATGAGTGCGCTTCTGACCGTTGAAGACCTCAAGGTCTCGTTCCCGACCCGCACTGGCCTCGTCGAGGCTGTGCGTGGCGTCTCCTTCACGCTCGGCCGCGAACGCCTCGGCATCGTCGGCGAAAGCGGCTCCGGCAAGTCGCAGACCGGCCGGGCGATCATGGGGCTGACGCCGGGTCATGCGCAGGTGACGGCAAAGCAGTTGAACTTTGACGGCATCGACCTGCTCGCCGCATCACCGAAGGTTCGGAGGGATCTGAGAGGCAAGCGCATTGCCATGATCCTGCAGGACCCAAAGTACTCGCTGAACCCGGTGATGAGCATCGGCCGGCAGATCGTCGAGACACTGAGGCAGCACGAGAACGTCGGCCGCGGCGAAGCCCGGGAGAGGGCACTCGACATGCTGGCCGCGGTGCAGATCCGCGATCCGAAGCGTGTCTACGATCTCTATCCGCACGAGGTTTCGGGCGGCATGGGCCAGCGCGCGATGATCGCGATGATGCTTGTTGCCGGGCCGGAACTGCTGATCGCCGACGAGCCGACCTCGGCGCTCGACGTGACGGTGCAGCTCGAAGTGCTCGGCATCCTCGACAAGCTGGTGGCCGAGCGTGGCATGGGCCTGATCTTCGTGTCGCACGACCTGCGCCTGGTCTCGTCCTTCTGCGACCGGGTG
The nucleotide sequence above comes from Ensifer sp. PDNC004. Encoded proteins:
- a CDS encoding ABC transporter permease, with translation MSTVTETRPMTRREWLLSDRPQSRTQARLGRAYMTWQRFAANKLAVLGLLILLALVFVAAFADLLAPHSPYIGDLANARLLPPGTPGYLLGTDDLGRDILSRLIHGSRLTLAVVLLVAIIAAPVGLIVGAVAGYAGGWVDAVLMRITDIFLAFPKLVLALAFVAALGPGIENAVIAIAITSWPPYARIARAETLTVRNSDYIAAVQLMGASPIRIVFRHVMPMCMSSLIVRVTLDMAGIILTAAGLGFLGLGAQPPLPEWGAMIASGRRFILDQWWVATMPGIAILIVSLGFNLLGDGLRDALDPRESGQ
- a CDS encoding ABC transporter ATP-binding protein: MSALLTVEDLKVSFPTRTGLVEAVRGVSFTLGRERLGIVGESGSGKSQTGRAIMGLTPGHAQVTAKQLNFDGIDLLAASPKVRRDLRGKRIAMILQDPKYSLNPVMSIGRQIVETLRQHENVGRGEARERALDMLAAVQIRDPKRVYDLYPHEVSGGMGQRAMIAMMLVAGPELLIADEPTSALDVTVQLEVLGILDKLVAERGMGLIFVSHDLRLVSSFCDRVIVMYAGRIVEELAASELANAKHPYTQGLLNCMPAIGSDRHPLPVLDRKPEWAQ